In the genome of Cryptomeria japonica chromosome 8, Sugi_1.0, whole genome shotgun sequence, one region contains:
- the LOC131032413 gene encoding lysM domain receptor-like kinase 3: protein MFKEITEATAQFTAGRLGKSSVYKSNLRGKTVAITVRKLKTVRDFRSRLAQICNIHHSNIVKLLGGCCEGDHVHLVYDYVQGSSLADCLRNSRMPGFTILKTWISRMQIAVDVAQGLEYMHHDASMNCVHNYLKSSSIIITEPGYRAMICHAGACYLTGEYEFEDINKGYDISQDTSISGEIVEEEGPISGVQGMKLTKRYKSRRITGTQGYMSPEYVNTGIVSQKNDVFAFGVILLELLTGNEPVKYVSKANNKIEKVSLIESMDRIFLSNDQAECIQRLRFWMDPRLKDSFPVDCAERVVRLAATCVDSDPEKRHDMRYVAGKLSKEFIRSQQWSDKMQYNKELITSTLEGR, encoded by the coding sequence ATGTTCAAGGAGATCACAGAGGCCACAGCTCAATTCACTGCTGGAAGGCTTGGAAAATCCTCTGTTTATAAGTCCAATCTGAGGGGCAAAACAGTGGCTATTACAGTCAGAAAGCTGAAGACTGTCAGGGATTTTAGGTCAAGACTTGCACAAATCTGTAATATCCATCACTCCAACATAGTAAAGCTCTTGGGGGGTTGCTGTGAGGGGGATCATGTTCATCTGGTCTATGACTATGTTCAGGGATCCAGTCTGGCAGACTGTCTAAGGAATAGCAGAATGCCTGGATTCACAATATTGAAAACCTGGATCTCTAGAATGCAGATTGCCGTTGATGTGGCACAGGGTTTGGAATACATGCACCATGACGCAAGCATGAACTGTGTGCATAATTATCTGAAATCAAGCAGCATTATAATCACAGAGCCTGGTTACAGGGCAATGATATGCCATGCAGGTGCCTGTTATTTGACAGGTGAATATGAATTTGAGGACATCAATAAGGGCTATGATATATCACAAGACACATCAATATCTGGAGAAATCGTAGAAGAAGAAGGTCCAATTTCTGGTGTTCAGGGCATGAAATTGACCAAGAGATACAAGAGCAGGAGAATAACAGGGACACAGGGGTACATGTCTCCTGAATATGTTAATACTGGGATTGTTTCTCAGAAAAATGATGTTTTTGCTTTTGGGGTTATTCTGTTGGAGCTTCTGACAGGGAATGAGCCTGTCAAATATGTGAGTAAGGCTAACAATAAAATTGAGAAGGTTTCTTTAATAGAGAGCATGGATAGGATATTTCTCTCTAATGATCAAGCAGAATGTATACAGAGATTAAGGTTTTGGATGGATCCAAGGCTCAAGGATTCTTTCCCAGTGGATTGTGCAGAGAGAGTGGTGAGGCTTGCTGCTACTTGTGTGGATTCTGACCCAGAGAAGAGACATGATATGAGGTATGTTGCAGGGAAGCTCTCCAAAGAGTTCATTAGGTCCCAACAATGGTCTGACAAAATGCAGTATAACAAGGAATTGATTACTAGCACACTTGAAGGAAGATAA